A genome region from Pseudanabaena sp. Chao 1811 includes the following:
- a CDS encoding response regulator: MNKSILLIDDEVNLAQVVAVCLESFKGWKVTVANSGKEGLRLLETIKPDAILLDVMMPEMDGISVYQNLQNNSETQNIPVIFLTAKVQVSDRERFAQLGIVGTIAKPFEPLKIADQIAELLDW, encoded by the coding sequence ATGAACAAATCGATATTACTAATTGATGACGAAGTCAATCTGGCTCAAGTCGTTGCTGTTTGTCTAGAAAGCTTTAAAGGCTGGAAAGTAACGGTAGCTAATTCTGGCAAAGAGGGGCTGAGACTATTAGAAACCATCAAGCCTGATGCAATTCTCCTTGATGTGATGATGCCTGAGATGGATGGCATTAGTGTTTACCAAAACCTACAAAATAATTCAGAGACTCAAAATATTCCTGTGATTTTCCTAACGGCTAAGGTACAAGTCAGCGATCGCGAAAGGTTTGCTCAGCTAGGCATAGTTGGCACAATTGCGAAGCCCTTTGAACCACTCAAAATTGCCGATCAAATTGCCGAGCTTTTAGATTGGTAA
- a CDS encoding response regulator, with product MENTSSKTIVLIDDEEYICQIVKTCVEVFSNWKIITARSAKEGLAAIAITHPDAILLDMLMPNMDGFAVLKRLKASTKSVDIPIVLLTARADLAEAHKIAELGVQGVIVKPFHPTQITSELSQILNW from the coding sequence ATGGAAAATACATCCAGCAAAACAATTGTACTGATCGATGATGAAGAATATATTTGCCAAATTGTGAAAACTTGTGTTGAAGTATTCAGCAATTGGAAAATAATAACTGCTAGATCGGCTAAAGAGGGATTAGCAGCGATCGCCATAACTCATCCTGATGCGATTTTATTAGATATGCTAATGCCAAATATGGATGGGTTTGCAGTCCTGAAACGATTAAAAGCTAGTACTAAATCGGTAGATATCCCCATAGTTTTACTGACAGCCCGTGCTGACCTAGCCGAGGCTCATAAAATTGCGGAACTAGGAGTACAAGGTGTAATCGTTAAGCCTTTTCATCCCACACAGATTACTTCTGAACTCTCTCAAATTCTTAATTGGTAA
- a CDS encoding response regulator has product MNKSLNSPWEDLSHPVILIVEDSDEDFYMFMRAIQNMDEIDRSPYRFLRFHDGDETLDYLFRAGAYQELNAPLPVAILLDLNLPGTDGREVIQQVKQSPNLKTIPIIVLTTSNSHRDIQTCYEYGANCYVIKPMGVALMQQAIQNIFKYWFQIVVLPSYEQFTAKNL; this is encoded by the coding sequence ATGAATAAGAGCTTAAATTCACCTTGGGAGGATCTTTCCCATCCCGTCATTCTGATTGTTGAAGATAGCGATGAGGACTTTTATATGTTTATGCGAGCTATTCAGAATATGGATGAAATCGACCGATCTCCTTATCGTTTTTTACGATTTCACGATGGGGATGAGACTTTAGACTACCTATTTCGCGCAGGAGCATATCAAGAGCTAAATGCACCTTTGCCCGTTGCGATTTTGCTTGATCTAAATCTCCCCGGAACCGATGGTCGGGAAGTTATTCAACAGGTAAAGCAATCTCCAAATCTCAAAACGATCCCAATTATTGTTTTGACAACATCAAATAGTCATCGCGATATTCAAACCTGCTACGAATACGGCGCAAATTGTTATGTGATCAAGCCAATGGGTGTTGCGTTAATGCAGCAGGCTATCCAAAACATTTTTAAATACTGGTTCCAAATAGTGGTGTTGCCCAGTTACGAACAATTCACAGCTAAAAATCTATGA
- a CDS encoding PAS domain S-box protein — MTRASHSNRAQFQSLKAYMLKYGFWVAFLLLFGCGIASYVSIQRLRENRQSLVHTRAVIENLQGIIGDIVDAELGRRGQIITKDPIFVIGIDTKIKGLRDRLKNLHQLIKDNPNQQKHFAIVDPLVNQRIEVLEKSLQLWQQDPNLTPTQVELTYQGWQLRQKIEARIAQMKKVEDQLIIVRSQAVEDSVHLTLIFVILASVTGFSLFVVVYLLLTQEVAIRRQAELQLQQNNQDLEQKVEERTAELQKKEQLFRLAIFNAPLPITLHIEDEEFLLVNQAWTDLSGYAITDIPTVRDWTRQAYGERQVEVDAFLQKSFTRNKPFNSEDTHEVISKEGKRLFWDYYSAPLDIQPNGKRLWITIAIDVTDRKLAEEALRASQRQYETLAEVVPVGIFRADLQGNSIYANSRVCEILGINLEETMDMGWSQRLHPEDRDRVISQWQVAAANRQKFYAEYRFISPDGSITWVITQAIPEIENDIMLGYVGTITEVNSLKSVEKELQATKADLEIRVADRTAELSQRQIELETANHRWQSLLDNVRLLVLGLNSQGNIEYVNPFFLKTTGYETDEVIGKNVFSLLLQEHEVQSARSVFTELITTGDYPHYQNQILTKAGKQLAIAWNNTALRDSTGKIIGSLSIGADITDELVMEKIKSEFISVVSHELRTPLASIRGALGLLASGVLANKPDTAKHMLDIAIADTERLVRLVNDILDLERLESNTITLDRKWWNTSELCQQAMETMQAIAEINQVQLSSNVESLQIFADRDRIIQTLVNLLSNAIKFSPAQSEVSLTVQSQNDAIVFHVQDHGRGIPIEHQESIFDRFKQVDVSDSRQKGGTGLGLAICRSIVQQHNGKIWVESDLTKGSTFSFTIPHQISSMS; from the coding sequence ATGACGAGAGCATCACACTCCAATCGGGCGCAATTTCAGTCGCTCAAAGCGTATATGCTCAAATACGGCTTTTGGGTAGCATTTTTACTGTTATTTGGTTGTGGAATTGCCTCCTACGTCAGTATTCAGCGCTTAAGGGAAAATCGCCAAAGTTTAGTCCATACTCGTGCGGTAATTGAGAATTTACAGGGAATCATTGGCGATATAGTTGATGCAGAACTGGGGCGACGAGGGCAGATTATTACCAAAGATCCAATTTTTGTGATCGGTATCGATACCAAAATCAAAGGATTGCGCGATCGCCTCAAAAACTTACACCAATTGATCAAAGACAATCCTAATCAGCAAAAACATTTTGCTATTGTCGATCCATTAGTTAATCAACGTATTGAGGTTCTCGAAAAATCCCTGCAACTATGGCAACAAGATCCCAATCTTACGCCAACCCAAGTGGAATTGACCTATCAGGGTTGGCAATTGCGTCAGAAAATTGAGGCGCGGATCGCCCAAATGAAAAAGGTGGAAGATCAGCTAATCATTGTGCGATCGCAAGCTGTTGAGGATAGCGTTCATCTCACCCTAATCTTTGTCATTCTTGCTTCTGTAACTGGTTTTAGCTTATTTGTAGTCGTTTACTTACTGCTCACTCAAGAAGTTGCTATTCGCAGACAAGCTGAACTGCAATTACAACAAAATAATCAAGACTTAGAGCAGAAAGTTGAGGAACGCACAGCAGAGTTACAAAAAAAAGAGCAGCTTTTTCGCCTAGCGATTTTTAATGCCCCTTTGCCGATTACTTTACATATCGAAGATGAGGAATTTTTATTAGTAAATCAGGCATGGACAGACCTATCGGGCTATGCGATCACGGATATTCCCACTGTGCGAGATTGGACTCGCCAAGCCTATGGTGAGAGACAAGTGGAGGTTGATGCTTTTTTGCAGAAATCTTTTACCCGAAATAAACCATTTAATAGTGAAGATACGCATGAAGTGATTAGCAAAGAAGGTAAAAGGCTATTTTGGGACTATTACTCTGCACCATTAGATATTCAACCTAATGGCAAACGCCTATGGATTACGATCGCGATCGATGTGACCGATCGCAAACTTGCTGAAGAAGCTTTACGCGCAAGCCAGAGACAATATGAAACTCTCGCGGAAGTAGTTCCTGTTGGTATCTTTCGCGCCGACCTACAGGGCAACAGCATTTATGCAAATTCTCGTGTTTGTGAAATTTTGGGAATTAACCTTGAGGAGACAATGGATATGGGCTGGTCGCAAAGGCTTCATCCTGAAGATCGCGATCGCGTTATCAGTCAATGGCAGGTCGCCGCCGCAAATCGCCAAAAATTCTATGCCGAATATCGATTTATATCTCCCGATGGCTCAATTACATGGGTGATTACTCAAGCAATTCCCGAAATAGAAAATGACATCATGCTGGGATATGTCGGCACAATTACGGAGGTTAATTCGCTTAAGTCTGTCGAGAAAGAACTTCAAGCGACCAAGGCTGATCTCGAAATTAGGGTTGCCGATCGCACTGCGGAGTTATCTCAACGCCAGATCGAACTAGAAACTGCCAACCATCGTTGGCAATCGTTGCTAGATAATGTGCGCTTACTCGTCCTCGGACTCAATAGTCAGGGCAACATCGAATATGTCAATCCGTTTTTCCTTAAGACAACAGGGTATGAGACCGATGAAGTAATCGGGAAAAATGTCTTCTCCTTATTGTTGCAGGAGCATGAAGTTCAATCTGCGCGATCGGTATTTACCGAATTGATCACCACTGGCGATTATCCTCACTATCAAAATCAGATTTTGACTAAAGCAGGTAAGCAATTAGCGATCGCTTGGAATAACACGGCACTGCGCGATAGCACGGGCAAGATTATTGGCTCATTAAGTATCGGTGCAGATATTACCGATGAGTTGGTAATGGAAAAGATCAAGAGTGAATTTATCTCAGTGGTCAGTCATGAATTGAGAACACCTCTCGCTTCTATTCGAGGAGCATTAGGGCTACTAGCTTCTGGTGTTTTAGCTAATAAACCTGATACTGCTAAACATATGCTAGATATTGCTATCGCTGATACAGAGCGCCTAGTTCGCCTAGTCAACGATATTCTCGATTTAGAGCGTTTAGAGTCGAATACGATCACCCTTGATCGCAAATGGTGGAATACATCGGAACTATGTCAGCAAGCAATGGAAACAATGCAGGCGATCGCAGAGATCAATCAGGTTCAACTATCGAGTAATGTCGAGTCTTTACAGATTTTTGCCGATCGCGATCGCATTATACAAACGTTAGTGAACTTACTCAGCAATGCGATTAAGTTTTCACCAGCTCAAAGTGAAGTATCACTAACGGTTCAGTCACAAAATGATGCGATCGTCTTTCATGTGCAGGATCATGGGCGCGGCATTCCGATAGAACATCAAGAAAGCATATTTGACCGTTTCAAGCAGGTGGATGTCTCTGATTCCCGTCAAAAGGGAGGCACAGGCTTGGGCTTAGCCATCTGTCGCAGTATTGTCCAGCAACATAACGGCAAAATCTGGGTAGAAAGTGACTTAACAAAAGGAAGTACTTTTTCGTTCACAATTCCCCATCAAATTTCATCAATGTCTTGA
- a CDS encoding ATP-binding protein: MTSPTLDVAITILIVDDSEEDRVTYMRYLQSDLSRSYNFLEAATLEEGLIFWRSHQPDIVLVDYSLPDGEGLELLEAMGEGVLVPKLEAIVLTGHRGNEQLILQTMRLGAADYLSKSEVTALSLCNRVGRVVDHLLLSRKLQRLQNQEIVIAKIALHIRQYFDLEEISNAIVQEIRAFLKADRTVIYRFNSDMSGVIIAESVFPPWETCIHRQLSDEYFPENMGGEYREGRVFIAPDIYTANLSECHLHMLEQFPTRASLIVPILHPNNLDHPLWGLLCTYQCFEPHFWDELDIRLLQQLSVQLAIALQQAELYRSLQISNTDLENRVNERTAELFKRQQESTALVENSPNLILRLDRQLRHLYINSAIEKILGIPPAAFIGKTFREMGLPERSILVAEDAIRTLVTTGISQQYEIEFPLSDNRGTAHYQVSVIPEYDADGEISTILMVFADITSNKLSEFALQEANRRWQSLLDNVRLIVIGLDNEWKVEYANPFFLESMGYELAEVIGKDWLSCFVPQSEQENIRRDFGGFLNNPDKFLKYYQNAIVTKSGQERVVSWNNTILRKQNNEVIGTMSIGEDITDKLKVERLKSEFISIASHELRTPLSSIRGALGLLASGVLANQPEVAQNMLNIASSDTERLVRLVNDILDLERLESNNVTLNRQWSDTAEICQQVIETMEAIAAKSQIEIISNVPSQQIFADRDRLVQTLVNLLSNAVKFSMPHSQVHLEVEAITDEIIFRVRDHGRGIPESNLESIFERFNQVDASDSRQMGGTGLGLAICRSIVQQHGGKIWAESVLNQGSTVSFTIPHRI, translated from the coding sequence ATGACATCGCCAACCTTAGATGTAGCTATCACTATTTTGATCGTCGATGATTCTGAAGAAGATCGCGTTACTTACATGCGCTATCTGCAATCAGACCTATCCCGTTCCTACAATTTTCTAGAAGCAGCCACCTTAGAAGAAGGCTTAATTTTTTGGCGATCGCATCAACCTGACATTGTTCTTGTGGATTATTCTCTACCTGATGGAGAGGGCTTAGAGTTACTCGAGGCAATGGGCGAAGGTGTGCTTGTGCCAAAACTTGAAGCGATCGTTTTAACTGGACATCGTGGCAATGAACAGCTTATTCTCCAGACGATGCGGTTAGGAGCCGCCGATTATTTATCGAAAAGTGAAGTAACCGCCCTATCGCTATGTAATCGAGTTGGGCGAGTGGTCGATCATCTGCTCCTCAGCCGCAAATTGCAACGATTGCAAAATCAAGAAATTGTTATAGCTAAAATTGCCCTGCATATTCGCCAATATTTTGATTTAGAAGAAATATCTAATGCGATCGTGCAAGAAATCCGCGCATTTTTAAAAGCCGATCGCACGGTGATTTATCGGTTCAATTCTGATATGAGTGGTGTAATTATCGCTGAGTCGGTTTTTCCCCCTTGGGAAACCTGTATCCATAGACAACTCAGCGATGAATACTTTCCTGAAAATATGGGAGGTGAATATCGCGAAGGCAGAGTTTTTATTGCTCCTGACATATACACAGCCAATCTCAGTGAATGCCATCTGCACATGCTAGAGCAGTTCCCCACAAGGGCAAGTTTGATCGTACCGATTCTCCACCCTAATAATCTAGATCACCCTCTATGGGGTCTGCTATGCACCTATCAGTGTTTTGAGCCACATTTTTGGGATGAATTAGATATTCGCTTACTGCAACAGCTATCTGTACAATTGGCGATCGCTCTACAACAAGCGGAACTCTATCGCAGTCTCCAGATCAGCAATACAGACTTAGAAAATCGGGTTAATGAACGCACTGCCGAACTTTTTAAACGTCAACAGGAATCAACTGCCCTTGTCGAAAATTCACCCAATTTGATTCTGCGCCTTGATCGTCAATTGCGACACCTCTATATCAATTCAGCCATAGAGAAAATATTAGGCATTCCTCCCGCCGCATTTATTGGCAAAACATTTCGCGAAATGGGATTGCCTGAGAGAAGTATTTTGGTCGCCGAGGATGCGATTAGAACCTTAGTGACAACAGGGATTTCCCAACAGTATGAGATTGAGTTTCCCTTGTCAGATAACCGAGGAACCGCACATTACCAAGTTAGCGTCATCCCTGAATATGATGCTGATGGCGAAATCTCAACAATTCTCATGGTTTTTGCAGATATTACATCCAATAAGCTCAGTGAATTTGCGCTTCAAGAAGCCAATCGACGCTGGCAATCTTTATTAGACAATGTACGCTTAATTGTGATTGGATTGGACAATGAATGGAAAGTGGAATATGCTAATCCATTCTTTCTCGAATCTATGGGTTATGAATTAGCAGAAGTAATCGGCAAGGACTGGCTCTCTTGTTTTGTACCCCAGTCTGAACAAGAAAACATAAGGCGAGATTTTGGAGGATTCTTAAACAACCCCGACAAATTCCTTAAGTATTATCAAAATGCGATTGTAACGAAGTCAGGTCAAGAAAGAGTGGTGTCTTGGAACAACACAATCCTCCGCAAGCAGAACAATGAAGTTATTGGGACAATGAGTATTGGGGAAGATATTACAGATAAGTTAAAGGTTGAACGGCTCAAAAGTGAGTTTATTTCCATTGCTAGTCATGAACTCCGAACTCCCCTGTCGTCGATTCGGGGGGCTTTAGGATTGCTGGCCTCAGGGGTATTAGCCAATCAACCTGAAGTCGCTCAGAATATGCTCAATATTGCCTCCTCTGATACCGAGAGGCTAGTCAGACTGGTGAATGACATTCTCGATTTAGAGCGTTTAGAATCCAATAATGTCACTCTCAATCGCCAATGGTCTGATACGGCTGAGATCTGTCAACAGGTTATAGAAACGATGGAGGCGATCGCTGCTAAAAGTCAAATTGAAATAATTAGTAATGTTCCTTCCCAACAAATTTTTGCCGATCGCGATCGCCTCGTCCAAACGCTAGTTAATTTACTGAGTAATGCAGTTAAGTTTTCTATGCCGCATAGTCAAGTTCATCTAGAAGTTGAAGCAATCACTGATGAGATTATTTTTCGTGTCAGAGATCATGGGCGGGGAATTCCTGAAAGCAATCTAGAAAGTATCTTTGAACGCTTCAATCAAGTCGATGCCTCTGACTCTCGCCAAATGGGAGGTACAGGTTTGGGCTTGGCGATTTGTCGAAGCATTGTGCAACAACATGGAGGCAAAATTTGGGCTGAGAGTGTTTTAAATCAAGGCAGTACCGTTTCATTTACGATTCCCCATCGTATTTAG
- a CDS encoding GGDEF domain-containing protein, with translation MNDRYGHGMGDMVLKQFGSLLRQNFRNEDVVMRWGGEEFVVGLYGATCQQSMERLNILLRVWRQQKFVTDTGVSFGSTFSAGLVEYPKSGTNIETLYRQMDAALYQAKATGRNKIVIVGDF, from the coding sequence GTGAATGATCGCTATGGACATGGTATGGGTGACATGGTACTCAAGCAGTTTGGGAGCCTGTTGCGCCAAAATTTTCGGAATGAAGATGTGGTGATGCGTTGGGGTGGGGAGGAGTTTGTGGTTGGCTTGTATGGAGCAACTTGTCAACAAAGTATGGAACGGTTGAATATTTTATTACGGGTATGGCGGCAGCAAAAATTTGTCACTGATACAGGTGTGTCTTTTGGCAGTACTTTCAGTGCTGGACTAGTGGAATATCCCAAATCTGGTACGAATATAGAAACTTTGTATCGCCAGATGGATGCGGCGCTATATCAAGCAAAGGCGACAGGAAGAAATAAAATTGTAATAGTAGGTGATTTTTAA
- a CDS encoding MOSC domain-containing protein: MARLSRILIFPIKSLDPIALNEVEISAGGALKGDREFAMFDRQGKFVNGKHNPKIHLIRASYNLGDRQVSLQIQNQNAVFTFHLDQQREALTNWLSEFLGQAIDLRQNTMNGFPDDPDAWGATVVSEASLKTVQSWYQQPSIDLEQIRRRFRTNLEIADTETFWEDQLFAKSGETVPFQIGDVQFLGTNPCQRCPVPTRDVFTGDVYPEFQKIFTRFRESSLPNNVERSRFNHFYRFAVNTRIPLTEAGKILKLDDFVSK; the protein is encoded by the coding sequence ATGGCAAGGCTGAGTAGGATTTTGATTTTTCCCATCAAGTCTCTCGATCCGATCGCTTTAAATGAAGTAGAGATTTCTGCTGGCGGAGCGTTAAAAGGCGATCGCGAGTTTGCCATGTTTGATCGGCAGGGGAAATTCGTCAATGGTAAGCACAATCCCAAAATCCATCTCATCCGAGCTAGCTACAATTTAGGCGATCGCCAAGTTTCTCTACAGATTCAAAACCAGAATGCAGTATTTACATTCCATTTAGATCAACAAAGAGAAGCTTTAACTAATTGGCTCAGCGAATTTTTGGGACAAGCCATAGATTTACGGCAAAATACGATGAATGGATTTCCTGATGACCCTGACGCATGGGGTGCTACGGTTGTCTCAGAGGCATCTCTCAAGACTGTGCAAAGTTGGTATCAGCAACCCAGCATTGATCTAGAGCAAATACGTCGCCGCTTCCGTACTAATTTGGAAATTGCTGATACAGAAACATTTTGGGAAGATCAATTATTTGCTAAGTCGGGGGAAACAGTTCCCTTTCAGATTGGCGATGTTCAGTTTCTTGGTACAAATCCCTGTCAACGCTGCCCTGTGCCCACTCGCGATGTCTTTACAGGGGATGTTTATCCTGAGTTTCAAAAGATATTTACCAGATTTAGGGAATCAAGTTTACCTAATAATGTAGAGCGATCGCGTTTCAATCATTTCTATCGTTTTGCCGTCAATACGCGCATCCCCTTAACGGAAGCAGGCAAGATTCTCAAATTGGATGATTTTGTATCTAAGTGA
- a CDS encoding ATP-binding protein, translated as MNKRLKTLPNELNEFQFEAVNLTNCDREPIHIPSLIQPHGLLLVLTDPDLRIAQVSGNSLEILGIASEDLLDRPLEEFIETEIITSIWECLERSFEKTNPICINFYGLTDALYQSFNGIVHRSPSNEIVLELEPLETKLEHDFFQFYRQVKSTLTKMQMAQDLTELCDLVVQEVQSLTGFDRVMIYRFNEQGDGTVIAETKQPDLEPFLGLHYPDSDIPKQAKHLYTLNWLRLIPNVNYQPTGLVSSEQFLRSQPLDMSYCNLRSVSPMHIEYLQNMGVAASMSVSLIQNQKLWGLIACHHGVPKFVPYEIRTICEFLGQLMSTELANKESNINLDYKLQLKKIQGQFLERLAKATEFVDEIAADRESLLNLTSAQGAVICDGDRLILIGETPSEQDLQSLMTWLQDQFEQAQSDLDLFVTDALSSLYPEAKEYQAIASGLIAMAISKTQHRYILWFRPEQLQTVTWAGQIDKNERVAEDGSILLFPRQSFEAWKQIVCGKSNPWLSCEIEGVLELQQAIVNIVLKQTSEIAIINSELKRSNSELDAFAYIASHDLKEPLRGIHNYATFLLEDYGEILKEDGADKLHTLVRLTKRMESLIDSLLKFSRLGRQELQMEQIDLNQLLHNVTEIFAMNPQWVNCEIRVPRSLPTIWGDRLLIEEVFINLIANAFKYNESPEKWVEIDWLMDRNQSNNHFVSISVRDNGIGIREKHLETVFQIFKRLNSPNKYGGGTGAGLTIVRKIVERHGGSIQAKSHPDQGTTFSFSLPTSNPNK; from the coding sequence ATGAATAAACGGCTAAAAACACTTCCCAATGAACTTAATGAATTTCAATTTGAGGCGGTTAATCTCACTAATTGCGATCGCGAACCGATTCACATTCCGAGTTTGATTCAACCTCATGGATTATTGTTAGTGCTAACTGATCCAGATTTGCGGATTGCTCAGGTGAGCGGGAACTCCCTTGAAATTTTAGGAATTGCCTCTGAGGATTTACTTGATCGTCCTTTAGAAGAATTTATAGAGACAGAAATAATTACATCTATTTGGGAATGTCTTGAGCGCAGTTTTGAAAAAACTAATCCTATCTGTATTAATTTTTATGGATTAACAGATGCGTTATATCAATCTTTTAATGGAATTGTCCATCGTTCTCCTAGTAACGAAATCGTCTTAGAGTTAGAGCCGCTAGAAACAAAGCTAGAACATGATTTCTTTCAATTCTATCGCCAAGTTAAAAGTACCCTCACCAAAATGCAGATGGCGCAAGACTTGACAGAACTCTGTGATTTAGTAGTGCAAGAGGTGCAATCCTTAACAGGATTTGATCGGGTCATGATCTATCGCTTTAATGAGCAAGGTGACGGTACGGTTATTGCGGAAACGAAACAGCCCGATTTAGAACCCTTTTTAGGACTACATTATCCCGATTCAGATATCCCCAAACAGGCAAAACATCTCTATACCCTCAACTGGTTGCGACTCATTCCCAATGTCAATTATCAACCGACGGGTTTAGTCAGCTCTGAGCAATTTCTCAGATCACAACCCCTTGATATGAGCTATTGCAACTTGCGATCGGTCTCACCAATGCACATTGAGTATTTGCAAAATATGGGGGTTGCAGCTTCCATGTCCGTTTCTCTCATTCAAAACCAAAAGCTCTGGGGACTGATTGCTTGTCATCATGGTGTACCCAAATTTGTCCCCTATGAAATTCGGACGATTTGTGAGTTTTTGGGGCAATTAATGTCTACAGAGCTAGCAAATAAAGAATCCAACATAAATCTTGACTACAAACTCCAGCTCAAAAAAATCCAAGGTCAATTTCTCGAACGTCTGGCAAAAGCAACGGAATTTGTGGATGAGATTGCTGCCGATCGCGAATCTTTGTTGAATTTAACTAGCGCTCAAGGTGCGGTGATTTGCGATGGCGATCGCCTGATCTTGATCGGAGAAACACCAAGTGAGCAAGATCTGCAATCTCTGATGACTTGGCTACAAGATCAATTTGAGCAAGCTCAATCTGATCTAGATCTATTTGTGACTGATGCTTTGTCTAGCCTCTATCCTGAAGCAAAGGAATATCAAGCGATCGCGAGTGGCTTGATTGCTATGGCGATTTCTAAAACACAGCACCGCTACATCCTCTGGTTCCGTCCTGAGCAATTGCAAACTGTGACATGGGCAGGACAGATCGATAAAAATGAACGGGTTGCTGAGGATGGTAGTATTCTCCTCTTTCCCCGTCAGTCCTTTGAGGCTTGGAAACAGATTGTCTGCGGCAAGTCTAACCCTTGGTTATCCTGTGAGATCGAAGGTGTATTGGAATTGCAACAGGCGATCGTTAATATCGTTCTGAAGCAAACTAGCGAAATTGCCATCATTAACTCCGAACTAAAACGCAGTAATAGCGAACTTGATGCCTTTGCTTATATAGCTTCCCATGATTTAAAAGAACCTTTACGCGGTATTCATAACTACGCCACTTTTCTATTAGAAGACTATGGTGAAATTCTCAAGGAAGATGGTGCAGACAAATTACATACCTTGGTGCGTCTGACCAAACGGATGGAATCTTTGATCGACTCCCTCTTAAAGTTCTCGCGTCTAGGTCGGCAAGAGCTACAAATGGAGCAAATTGATCTCAATCAGTTACTGCACAATGTAACAGAAATATTTGCGATGAATCCTCAATGGGTAAACTGCGAAATCCGCGTGCCGCGATCGCTCCCGACCATCTGGGGCGATCGGTTATTAATTGAAGAAGTTTTTATTAATCTAATTGCCAATGCCTTTAAATACAACGAGTCTCCTGAAAAATGGGTGGAAATTGACTGGCTGATGGATCGAAATCAGAGTAACAACCATTTTGTCAGTATCTCTGTGCGCGATAATGGCATTGGTATTCGAGAAAAACATTTAGAAACTGTGTTTCAAATCTTCAAACGCTTGAATTCCCCCAATAAATATGGTGGAGGCACAGGCGCGGGACTAACCATTGTCAGAAAAATTGTCGAACGGCATGGTGGTAGCATTCAAGCAAAGTCTCATCCAGACCAAGGAACCACATTTTCATTCTCTTTACCTACATCTAATCCAAATAAGTAA
- a CDS encoding MogA/MoaB family molybdenum cofactor biosynthesis protein, protein MKPSQNPCPDPPSYQVHFAVITVSDTRTPENDKSGNFIKQSMINAGHLLDYYAIVKDEPDEIREQMHHLSAIADLDAIILNGGTGIAPRDTTYDAIAALLEKTLPGFGEMFRYLSWQEVGSRAIASRSEAGIYRGKLVFSLPGSSNAVKLAIEQLILPEIIHLVRQLKGLH, encoded by the coding sequence ATGAAACCGTCTCAAAACCCTTGTCCAGATCCACCGTCCTATCAAGTTCATTTTGCCGTGATTACCGTTAGCGATACGCGCACACCAGAAAACGACAAAAGCGGTAACTTTATCAAACAATCAATGATCAATGCAGGACATCTACTGGACTACTACGCCATTGTCAAAGATGAACCTGATGAGATTCGTGAACAGATGCACCATTTGTCCGCGATCGCTGATCTTGACGCAATCATTCTCAATGGTGGGACGGGGATTGCGCCAAGAGATACAACCTACGATGCGATCGCCGCGTTGCTCGAAAAAACCTTGCCCGGCTTTGGTGAGATGTTTCGTTATCTAAGTTGGCAAGAGGTTGGCTCTAGGGCGATTGCCTCGCGATCGGAGGCAGGGATTTATCGAGGGAAATTAGTGTTTTCACTCCCCGGCTCAAGTAATGCTGTGAAGTTAGCGATCGAGCAGCTAATTTTGCCAGAAATTATTCATCTAGTGCGTCAATTAAAGGGTTTACATTAA
- a CDS encoding response regulator, translating into MSNISPDKTVLVIDDEDLIRQIVAICLENLSNWKPITATSGKDGLNAIAKNKPDAILLDVMMPDMDGFTFVKKLQENAEYKNIPVVLLTSCTNLISHPDLVNLGCRGVISKPFELNTLVPQVADILGW; encoded by the coding sequence ATGAGTAACATTAGTCCCGATAAAACGGTTTTAGTGATTGATGATGAAGATCTAATTCGTCAGATTGTGGCAATTTGTCTAGAAAATCTCAGCAATTGGAAACCCATTACTGCGACTTCAGGCAAAGATGGCTTAAACGCGATCGCAAAGAATAAACCCGACGCAATTTTGCTAGACGTAATGATGCCAGATATGGATGGCTTCACTTTTGTCAAAAAACTACAAGAAAATGCAGAATACAAGAATATTCCCGTGGTGTTATTAACATCCTGTACTAATCTGATCAGCCATCCAGACCTTGTGAACTTAGGATGCAGAGGCGTAATTAGCAAGCCATTTGAACTCAATACTCTAGTTCCACAAGTTGCGGACATATTAGGATGGTAA